In a genomic window of Streptomyces sp. SJL17-4:
- a CDS encoding AAA family ATPase, whose amino-acid sequence MHPAVQSGAPRPPQAAPHPHSAPPPRSVPPAGPGTPGWGGPGAVPQHSGGPQHPGGSRYPGGQPPRADLTGQVPLPPVSAPLAPAVEHGGGTGAATLAVLLIGPAGAGKTTVARHWAQRRRVPTAHISLDDVREWVCSGFADPQSGWNEHSEAQYRLARRTCGFAARNFLANGISCIVDDAVFPDRPVVGLGGWKRHVGPGLLPVVLLPGLEIVLERNAERSGNRRLSDEEVAAIHGRMAGWYGSGLPIIDNSTYDVETTARVLDDVLARAIASPPTW is encoded by the coding sequence GTGCACCCGGCCGTCCAGAGCGGTGCGCCCCGGCCCCCGCAGGCCGCGCCGCACCCGCACTCCGCCCCGCCCCCGCGTTCCGTGCCCCCCGCGGGGCCCGGGACACCCGGCTGGGGCGGCCCCGGAGCCGTACCGCAGCATTCCGGCGGGCCGCAGCACCCGGGTGGGTCGCGGTATCCCGGCGGGCAGCCCCCGCGCGCCGACCTCACCGGACAGGTGCCCCTGCCGCCCGTGAGCGCGCCTCTCGCGCCCGCCGTGGAGCACGGAGGCGGGACCGGGGCGGCGACCCTCGCCGTGCTGCTCATCGGCCCCGCGGGCGCCGGCAAGACCACCGTCGCCCGGCACTGGGCGCAGCGCCGCCGGGTGCCCACCGCGCACATCAGCCTCGACGACGTCCGCGAGTGGGTCTGCTCCGGCTTCGCCGACCCGCAGTCCGGGTGGAACGAGCACTCCGAGGCGCAGTACCGGCTCGCCCGCCGCACCTGCGGCTTCGCCGCGCGCAACTTCCTCGCCAACGGCATCTCCTGCATCGTCGACGACGCCGTCTTCCCGGACCGGCCCGTCGTCGGCCTCGGCGGCTGGAAGCGCCACGTCGGCCCCGGACTGCTGCCCGTGGTGCTCCTGCCCGGTCTGGAGATCGTCCTGGAGCGCAACGCCGAGCGCAGCGGCAACCGGCGCCTCTCGGACGAGGAGGTCGCCGCCATCCACGGCCGGATGGCCGGCTGGTACGGCTCCGGGCTGCCGATCATCGACAACTCCACGTACGACGTCGAGACCACCGCCCGTGTGCTCGACGACGTCCTGGCCCGCGCGATCGCCAGCCCGCCCACCTGGTGA
- a CDS encoding shikimate kinase, with amino-acid sequence MTGGPLVVLVGPMGSGKSTVGALLAERLGAPYRDTDADIVAAEGREISDIFVEDGEEHFRALERDAVAAAVAEHEGILSLGGGAILDAGTRALLAGLPVAYLSMDVDEAVRRVGLNTARPLLAVNPRRQWRELMEARRHLYSEVARAVVTTDDRTPEEVADAVLAALDLKKDA; translated from the coding sequence GTGACCGGCGGTCCCCTGGTCGTCCTCGTCGGGCCCATGGGCTCCGGCAAGTCCACGGTGGGCGCGCTCCTGGCCGAACGGCTCGGCGCGCCCTACCGGGACACCGACGCCGACATCGTCGCCGCCGAGGGCCGTGAGATCTCCGACATCTTCGTCGAGGACGGGGAGGAGCACTTCCGCGCTCTGGAGCGGGACGCGGTCGCCGCGGCCGTCGCCGAGCACGAGGGCATCCTCTCCCTCGGCGGTGGCGCGATCCTCGACGCCGGAACGCGCGCCCTGCTCGCCGGACTGCCCGTGGCGTACCTCTCGATGGACGTCGACGAGGCGGTCAGGCGCGTCGGCCTCAACACCGCGCGCCCGCTGCTCGCCGTCAACCCGCGGCGGCAGTGGCGCGAGCTGATGGAGGCGCGCCGCCACCTGTACAGCGAAGTCGCGCGGGCCGTCGTCACCACCGACGACCGCACCCCCGAAGAGGTCGCGGACGCGGTCCTCGCGGCACTGGATCTGAAGAAGGACGCATGA
- a CDS encoding shikimate dehydrogenase, with amino-acid sequence MSKQHRAAVLGSPIGHSLSPVLHRAAYAALGLDDWSYERFEVDEAGLPGFLNELDDSWAGLSLTMPLKRAIIPLLDEISETAASVEAVNTVVFREDGRRVGDNTDIPGMIAALRERGVEQVEQAAILGAGATASSALAALARICAGPVTAYVRSEARAEEMRGWGERLGVEVRTAAWDDAAEAFASPLVVATTPAGTTNALAAAVPDTVGTLFDVLYDPWPTALAAAWSDRGGKVVGGLDLLVHQAVLQVEQMTGCAPAPLALMRTAILVDTP; translated from the coding sequence GTGAGCAAGCAGCACCGCGCGGCCGTCCTCGGTTCGCCGATCGGCCACTCGCTCTCCCCGGTGCTGCACCGGGCCGCGTACGCCGCGCTGGGCCTCGACGACTGGTCGTACGAGCGCTTCGAGGTCGACGAGGCCGGGCTGCCCGGCTTCCTCAACGAGCTGGACGACAGCTGGGCCGGGCTGTCCCTGACCATGCCGCTCAAGCGGGCGATCATCCCGCTGCTCGACGAGATCAGCGAGACGGCCGCCTCGGTCGAGGCGGTGAACACGGTCGTCTTCCGCGAGGACGGCCGCCGGGTCGGCGACAACACCGACATCCCCGGCATGATCGCCGCCCTGCGCGAGCGGGGCGTCGAGCAGGTGGAGCAGGCGGCGATCCTCGGTGCCGGCGCCACCGCCTCCTCCGCGCTCGCCGCCCTCGCCCGGATCTGCGCGGGGCCCGTCACCGCGTACGTACGGAGCGAGGCGCGCGCCGAGGAGATGCGCGGCTGGGGCGAGCGGCTCGGCGTGGAGGTCCGTACGGCCGCCTGGGACGACGCGGCGGAGGCCTTCGCGTCCCCGCTGGTCGTCGCGACCACCCCCGCCGGTACGACGAACGCCCTCGCGGCGGCCGTCCCCGACACCGTCGGCACACTCTTCGACGTCCTGTACGACCCCTGGCCGACCGCGCTCGCCGCCGCCTGGTCCGACCGCGGCGGCAAGGTGGTCGGCGGCCTCGACCTCCTCGTCCACCAGGCCGTCCTCCAGGTCGAACAGATGACGGGTTGTGCTCCGGCACCGCTGGCGCTAATGCGTACGGCGATTTTGGTGGACACCCCCTGA
- a CDS encoding spore-associated protein A gives MHKIAKALFTLGVTAALTIGLTTSASAASNPVSVCGSGYYVQSSHELGFYIQPGVPADRPQAIVYLLYNSSTGYNCVVTVVTGEQTGLPVNAGIRVADGSWIQDPGNYNSYAGPVRVKAAGKCVQYMGSTRWWSSSNIYTASYTSPLGWCG, from the coding sequence TTGCACAAGATCGCCAAGGCTCTATTCACGCTCGGCGTAACAGCGGCACTAACCATTGGACTAACCACCTCAGCGTCTGCTGCATCAAACCCGGTCAGCGTCTGCGGTTCCGGATACTACGTCCAGTCCTCGCACGAATTGGGGTTCTACATACAGCCTGGAGTACCGGCTGACAGGCCTCAGGCCATCGTTTACCTGCTCTACAACTCCTCAACCGGTTACAACTGCGTAGTAACGGTCGTTACCGGCGAACAGACAGGTCTCCCCGTGAACGCGGGCATTCGCGTCGCAGATGGCAGCTGGATCCAGGATCCCGGCAACTACAACTCGTATGCCGGACCGGTTCGCGTCAAGGCTGCGGGCAAGTGTGTGCAGTACATGGGGTCCACTCGCTGGTGGAGTTCCTCCAACATATACACGGCTTCCTACACGAGCCCTCTAGGTTGGTGTGGCTGA
- the aroC gene encoding chorismate synthase, whose protein sequence is MSRLRWLTAGESHGPALVATLEGLPAGVPVTTELVADHLARRRLGYGRGARMKFEQDEITFLGGVRHGLSLGSPIAVMVGNTEWPKWEKVMAADPVDPSELKETGRNAPLTRPRPGHADLAGMQKYGFDEARPILERASARETAARVALGAIARSFIKETAGIEIVSHVVELAAAKAPYGVYPTPADVEKLDADPVRCLDADASKAMVAEIDQAHKDGDTLGGVVEVLAYGVPVGLGSHVHWDRRLDARLAAALMGIQAIKGVEVGDGFDLARVPGSQAHDEIVKTEDGLKRTSGRSGGTEGGLTTGELLRVRAAMKPIATVPRALATVDVATGEATQAHHQRSDVCAVPAAGIVAEAMVALVLADAVVEKFGGDSVPETRRNVRSYLENLRIR, encoded by the coding sequence TTGAGCAGGTTGCGTTGGCTGACCGCTGGGGAATCCCACGGACCCGCGCTGGTCGCGACACTGGAGGGTCTTCCCGCCGGCGTCCCGGTCACCACTGAGCTGGTGGCGGACCACCTCGCGCGGCGACGCCTCGGCTATGGGCGTGGCGCCCGGATGAAGTTCGAGCAGGACGAGATCACCTTCCTGGGTGGAGTCCGGCACGGGCTCTCCCTCGGTTCCCCGATCGCCGTCATGGTCGGCAACACCGAGTGGCCCAAGTGGGAGAAGGTCATGGCCGCCGACCCGGTCGACCCCTCCGAGCTCAAGGAGACGGGCCGCAACGCGCCCCTGACCCGGCCGCGTCCCGGTCACGCCGACCTCGCCGGCATGCAGAAGTACGGCTTCGACGAGGCCCGGCCGATCCTGGAGCGCGCCAGCGCCCGCGAGACCGCCGCCCGCGTCGCCCTCGGCGCGATCGCCCGCTCCTTCATCAAGGAGACCGCGGGCATCGAGATCGTGTCGCACGTCGTCGAGCTGGCCGCCGCCAAGGCGCCGTACGGCGTCTACCCGACCCCCGCCGACGTCGAGAAGCTCGACGCCGACCCGGTCCGCTGCCTCGACGCCGACGCGTCGAAGGCGATGGTCGCCGAGATCGACCAGGCCCACAAGGACGGCGACACCCTCGGCGGTGTCGTCGAGGTGCTGGCCTACGGCGTGCCCGTCGGCCTCGGCTCCCACGTCCACTGGGACCGGCGTCTCGACGCGCGGCTCGCCGCCGCCCTCATGGGCATCCAGGCCATCAAGGGCGTCGAGGTCGGCGACGGCTTCGACCTCGCCCGCGTGCCCGGCTCGCAGGCCCACGACGAGATCGTGAAGACCGAGGACGGCCTCAAGCGCACCTCCGGCCGCTCCGGCGGCACCGAGGGCGGCCTGACCACCGGTGAGCTGCTGCGGGTCCGCGCCGCGATGAAGCCCATCGCGACCGTTCCGCGCGCCCTCGCCACCGTCGACGTCGCCACCGGCGAGGCCACCCAGGCCCACCACCAGCGCTCCGACGTCTGTGCGGTCCCCGCGGCCGGCATCGTCGCCGAGGCCATGGTCGCGCTCGTCCTCGCGGACGCCGTCGTCGAGAAGTTCGGCGGCGACAGCGTCCCGGAGACCCGCCGCAACGTGCGCTCGTACCTCGAGAACCTGCGCATCCGGTGA
- the aroQ gene encoding type II 3-dehydroquinate dehydratase: MSEPRPVLVLNGPNLGRLGSREPDIYGATSYKGLVESCKTLGAELGFDVEVRETNDEGEMIRWLHEAADRSIPVVINPGAFTHYSYGMRDAAAQRTAPLIEVHISNPYAREEFRHTSVVAAVATGTVAGFGIGSYRLALRALAEELTG; the protein is encoded by the coding sequence GTGAGCGAGCCCCGTCCCGTTCTGGTGCTCAACGGCCCCAACCTGGGCCGGCTCGGCTCCCGCGAGCCCGACATCTACGGCGCCACCTCCTACAAGGGGCTCGTCGAGTCCTGCAAGACCCTCGGCGCGGAGCTCGGCTTCGACGTCGAGGTGCGGGAGACGAACGACGAGGGCGAGATGATCCGCTGGCTGCACGAGGCCGCGGACCGCTCGATCCCGGTGGTGATCAACCCGGGTGCGTTCACGCACTACTCGTACGGGATGCGCGACGCGGCCGCCCAGCGGACGGCGCCGCTGATCGAGGTCCACATCTCGAACCCGTACGCCCGGGAGGAGTTCCGGCACACCTCGGTCGTCGCGGCCGTGGCGACCGGGACGGTCGCCGGGTTCGGGATCGGCTCCTACCGGCTGGCGCTGCGGGCGCTCGCCGAGGAACTGACGGGCTGA
- the mltG gene encoding endolytic transglycosylase MltG, translating to MTEYGRSPGSEPWHPGDPLYGDQGWEGQQQHYPHPQQANQYGQGAHGYQDPYGQGGQAGQVPQGYEGDPYQQNHQQQHAQQYQQQPQGYVDPQAQYQQQAQQHAAQQQYQQAYEQQQHQQQYGTGYQGQGGYDTPGHLGQQYDGNWETGQAAMPYGGTPADPYGGQNPDLYGTPEAYPPPQPPGRRQNPPEPVIDWAPEEEARPEPEEEKHPFFTGDDPDDDAYDEEPGRGRGSRGDDRERRSKANKRKGKNGVACLVVALVLAGGVGGVGYFGYQFWQGQFGAAEDYAGGGSGEVQVEIPKGALGNEIGNILKKAGVVKSVDAFTSAQQRNPKGISIQAGVYTLKKEMSADSAVTLMLNPVSQANLVIPEGKRNSWVYDTLDKRLDLKPGTTKEIARAKADSLGLPDWAKNHEDVKDPLEGFLFPASYPVAKSSKPEEALRKMVSRANQEYAKLDLEEKASAHGLKGPWELLTVASLVQVEGKYKHDFDKVARVVYNRLKPNNVETVGRLEFDSTVNYFRGTSTLDVGTVEEMRKIKDPYNTYAYDVKGLIPGPISNPGIEALNSAMNPADGPWYYFVSINENKTVFSVTLKEHNQNVAEYEKEREEGQ from the coding sequence ATGACTGAGTATGGCCGGAGCCCCGGCTCCGAACCGTGGCACCCCGGGGACCCGCTGTACGGGGACCAGGGGTGGGAGGGCCAGCAGCAGCACTACCCGCACCCGCAGCAGGCAAACCAGTACGGCCAGGGCGCTCACGGCTACCAGGACCCGTACGGGCAGGGCGGTCAGGCCGGTCAGGTCCCGCAGGGGTACGAGGGCGACCCGTACCAGCAGAACCACCAGCAGCAGCATGCTCAGCAGTACCAGCAGCAGCCGCAGGGGTACGTCGATCCGCAGGCCCAGTACCAGCAGCAGGCGCAGCAGCACGCGGCGCAGCAGCAGTACCAGCAGGCGTACGAGCAGCAGCAGCACCAGCAGCAGTACGGGACGGGGTACCAGGGCCAGGGCGGGTACGACACGCCCGGGCACCTCGGACAGCAGTACGACGGCAACTGGGAGACGGGCCAGGCGGCGATGCCGTACGGCGGGACCCCGGCCGATCCGTACGGCGGCCAGAACCCCGACCTGTACGGCACGCCCGAGGCGTACCCCCCGCCCCAGCCTCCCGGCCGCCGGCAGAACCCGCCGGAGCCGGTGATCGACTGGGCGCCGGAGGAAGAGGCACGCCCGGAGCCGGAGGAGGAGAAGCACCCCTTCTTCACCGGCGATGACCCGGACGACGACGCGTACGACGAGGAGCCGGGCCGTGGCCGCGGCTCCCGCGGCGACGACCGCGAACGCCGGAGCAAGGCGAACAAGCGCAAGGGCAAGAACGGCGTGGCCTGCCTCGTCGTCGCGCTCGTCCTGGCGGGCGGCGTCGGCGGCGTCGGCTACTTCGGCTACCAGTTCTGGCAGGGCCAGTTCGGCGCGGCGGAGGACTACGCGGGCGGCGGCTCGGGCGAGGTCCAGGTCGAGATCCCCAAGGGCGCGCTCGGCAACGAGATCGGCAACATCCTGAAGAAGGCGGGCGTCGTCAAGAGCGTCGACGCCTTCACCTCCGCGCAGCAGAGGAACCCCAAGGGCATCTCGATCCAGGCCGGCGTGTACACGCTGAAGAAGGAGATGTCGGCGGACAGCGCGGTCACGCTGATGCTCAACCCGGTGAGCCAGGCCAACCTCGTCATCCCCGAGGGCAAGCGCAACTCCTGGGTGTACGACACCCTCGACAAACGCCTCGACCTCAAGCCGGGCACCACGAAGGAGATCGCCCGCGCGAAGGCGGACTCGCTCGGCCTGCCCGACTGGGCCAAGAACCACGAGGACGTCAAGGACCCGCTGGAAGGATTCCTCTTCCCGGCGAGCTACCCCGTCGCCAAGAGCAGCAAGCCCGAGGAAGCGCTCCGCAAGATGGTGTCCCGCGCGAACCAGGAGTACGCGAAGCTGGACCTGGAGGAGAAGGCGTCGGCGCACGGCCTGAAGGGGCCGTGGGAGTTGCTGACGGTCGCGAGCCTCGTGCAGGTCGAAGGTAAGTACAAGCATGACTTCGACAAGGTCGCGCGGGTCGTCTACAACCGGCTCAAGCCGAACAACGTGGAGACCGTGGGCCGCCTGGAGTTCGACTCGACCGTGAACTACTTCCGGGGTACGAGCACCCTCGATGTCGGCACGGTGGAGGAGATGCGCAAGATCAAGGACCCGTACAACACGTACGCGTACGACGTGAAGGGCCTCATCCCCGGTCCCATCAGCAACCCCGGCATCGAGGCGCTGAACTCGGCGATGAACCCAGCCGACGGCCCGTGGTACTACTTCGTGTCGATCAACGAGAACAAGACCGTCTTCTCCGTGACCCTCAAGGAACACAACCAGAACGTCGCGGAGTACGAGAAGGAACGGGAAGAGGGCCAGTGA
- the ruvX gene encoding Holliday junction resolvase RuvX: MRRGRRIAVDVGDARIGVASCDPDGVLATPVETVPGRDVPAAHRRLRQIVAEYEPIEVVVGLPRSLSGREGPAATKVRAFAGEMAKGIAPVPVRLVDERMTTVTATQGLRASGVKAKKGRSVIDQAAAVIILQNALESERVSGNPPGEGVEVVI, translated from the coding sequence ATGCGTCGCGGCCGCCGTATCGCGGTCGATGTCGGGGACGCCCGGATCGGGGTCGCCTCGTGCGACCCCGACGGGGTCCTCGCCACGCCGGTGGAGACCGTGCCGGGACGTGACGTCCCGGCCGCCCACCGGCGGCTCCGCCAGATCGTCGCGGAGTACGAGCCGATCGAGGTCGTCGTGGGCCTGCCCCGCTCGCTCAGCGGGCGGGAGGGTCCGGCCGCGACCAAGGTCCGTGCCTTCGCGGGGGAGATGGCGAAGGGCATCGCCCCGGTGCCGGTCCGTCTCGTCGACGAGCGGATGACCACGGTCACCGCGACCCAGGGGCTGCGGGCCTCCGGTGTGAAGGCCAAGAAGGGGCGGTCCGTCATCGACCAGGCCGCCGCTGTGATCATCCTTCAGAACGCTCTTGAGTCCGAACGGGTATCAGGTAATCCGCCCGGTGAGGGCGTCGAAGTGGTCATCTGA
- the alaS gene encoding alanine--tRNA ligase, with protein sequence MESAEIRRRWLSFFEERGHTVVPSASLIADDPTLLLVPAGMVPFKPYFLGEVKPPFTRASSVQKCVRTPDIEEVGKTTRHGTFFQMCGNFSFGDYFKEGAIKLAWELLTTPVAHGGYGLEPEKLWITVYQEDDEAEQIWRDVVGVPAERIQRLGKKDNYWSMGVPGPCGPCSEINYDRGPEFGVEGGPAVNDERYVEIWNLVFMQYERGEGTGKDDFPILGELPSKNIDTGLGLERLAMILQGVQNMYETDTLQVVIDKATELTGVAYGKAHDSDVSLRVVADHMRTSVMLIGDGVTPGNEGRGYVLRRIMRRAVRNMRLLGATGPVVQDLVDTVINTMGEQYPELVTDRKRIETVALAEEAAFLKALKGGTNILDTAVTETKASGGTVLSGDKAFLLHDTWGFPIDLTLEMASEQGLSVDEDGFRRLMKEQRDRAKADAKAKKTGHADMTSYREIADSNGATEFTGYTNTEGESTVVGLLVNGVSSPAASEGDEVEVVLDRTPFYAEGGGQIADQGRIKLHSGAVIEIRDVQQPVPGVSVHKGSVQVGEVTVGATAYASIDVRRRRAIARAHSATHLTHQALRDALGPTAAQAGSENQPGRFRFDFGSPNAVPGAVLTDVEQKINEVLARELEVHAEVMPINEAKRQGAIAEFGEKYGEQVRVVTIGDFSKELCGGTHVGNTAQLGLVKLLGESSIGSGVRRIEALVGVDAYNFLAREHTVVAQLQELVKGRPEELPEKISAMLGKLKDAEKEIEKFRAEKVLQAAAGLVDSAQDIRGLALVTGQVQDGTGADDLRKLVLDVRGRIPSDRPAVVALFTTANGKPLTVIATNEAARERGLKAGELVRTAAKALGGGGGGKPDVAQGGGTDPEAVGEAIAAVERLVVETA encoded by the coding sequence ATGGAGTCGGCTGAAATCCGCCGCCGCTGGCTGAGCTTCTTCGAGGAGCGCGGGCACACCGTCGTCCCTTCGGCGTCGCTCATCGCGGACGACCCGACTCTGCTGCTCGTCCCCGCCGGCATGGTGCCGTTCAAGCCCTACTTCCTGGGCGAGGTCAAGCCGCCCTTCACGCGCGCCTCCAGCGTGCAGAAGTGCGTGCGTACGCCAGACATCGAAGAGGTCGGCAAGACCACCCGCCACGGCACGTTCTTCCAGATGTGCGGCAACTTCTCCTTCGGCGACTACTTCAAGGAAGGCGCCATCAAGCTCGCCTGGGAGCTGCTGACCACCCCGGTGGCGCACGGCGGCTACGGGCTGGAGCCGGAGAAGCTCTGGATCACCGTCTACCAGGAGGACGACGAGGCCGAGCAGATCTGGCGCGACGTCGTCGGCGTCCCCGCCGAGCGCATCCAGCGCCTCGGCAAGAAGGACAACTACTGGTCGATGGGCGTCCCCGGCCCCTGCGGCCCGTGCTCCGAGATCAACTACGACCGCGGCCCCGAGTTCGGCGTCGAGGGCGGCCCCGCCGTCAACGACGAGCGGTACGTGGAGATCTGGAACCTGGTCTTCATGCAGTACGAGCGCGGCGAGGGCACCGGGAAGGACGACTTCCCGATCCTCGGCGAGCTGCCGTCGAAGAACATCGACACGGGCCTCGGTCTCGAGCGCCTGGCGATGATCCTCCAGGGCGTCCAGAACATGTACGAGACGGACACCCTCCAGGTCGTCATCGACAAGGCCACCGAGCTCACCGGCGTCGCCTACGGCAAGGCCCACGACAGCGACGTCTCGCTGCGCGTGGTCGCCGACCACATGCGTACGTCCGTCATGCTCATCGGCGACGGCGTCACCCCGGGCAACGAGGGCCGCGGCTACGTGCTGCGCCGCATCATGCGCCGCGCCGTCCGCAACATGCGCCTGCTCGGCGCCACCGGCCCGGTCGTCCAGGACCTCGTCGACACCGTGATCAACACGATGGGCGAGCAGTACCCGGAGCTGGTCACCGACCGCAAGCGCATCGAGACCGTCGCCCTCGCCGAAGAGGCCGCCTTCCTGAAGGCCCTCAAGGGCGGCACGAACATCCTCGACACCGCCGTGACCGAGACCAAGGCCTCCGGCGGCACGGTCCTCTCCGGCGACAAGGCGTTCCTGCTCCACGACACCTGGGGCTTCCCGATCGACCTCACCCTGGAGATGGCCTCCGAGCAGGGCCTCTCCGTGGACGAGGACGGCTTCCGCCGCCTGATGAAGGAGCAGCGGGACCGCGCCAAGGCCGACGCCAAGGCCAAGAAGACCGGCCACGCCGACATGACCTCGTACCGGGAGATCGCCGACAGCAACGGCGCCACCGAGTTCACCGGCTACACCAACACCGAGGGCGAGAGCACCGTCGTCGGTCTCCTCGTCAACGGCGTCTCCTCGCCGGCCGCCTCCGAGGGCGACGAGGTCGAGGTCGTCCTCGACCGGACCCCCTTCTACGCCGAGGGCGGCGGCCAGATCGCCGACCAGGGCCGGATCAAGCTGCACAGCGGCGCGGTCATCGAGATCCGCGACGTCCAGCAGCCGGTCCCGGGCGTCTCCGTCCACAAGGGCTCCGTGCAGGTCGGCGAGGTGACCGTCGGCGCCACCGCGTACGCCAGCATCGACGTCAGGCGCCGCCGGGCCATCGCCCGCGCCCACTCGGCCACCCACCTGACCCACCAGGCGCTGCGTGACGCCCTCGGCCCGACGGCCGCCCAGGCCGGTTCCGAGAACCAGCCCGGCCGCTTCCGCTTCGACTTCGGCTCGCCGAACGCCGTCCCCGGCGCGGTCCTCACCGACGTCGAGCAGAAGATCAACGAGGTCCTCGCGCGCGAGCTCGAGGTCCACGCCGAGGTCATGCCGATCAACGAGGCCAAGCGCCAGGGCGCCATCGCCGAGTTCGGCGAGAAGTACGGCGAGCAGGTCCGCGTCGTCACCATCGGCGACTTCTCCAAGGAGCTGTGCGGCGGTACGCACGTCGGCAACACCGCCCAGCTGGGTCTGGTGAAGCTGCTCGGCGAGTCGTCCATCGGCTCCGGCGTGCGCCGCATCGAGGCCCTCGTGGGTGTCGACGCGTACAACTTCCTCGCCCGTGAGCACACGGTCGTCGCCCAGCTCCAGGAGCTGGTCAAGGGCCGCCCGGAGGAGCTCCCGGAGAAGATCTCCGCCATGCTCGGCAAGCTGAAGGACGCCGAGAAGGAGATCGAGAAGTTCCGCGCGGAGAAGGTCCTCCAGGCCGCCGCCGGGCTCGTCGACTCCGCCCAGGACATCCGCGGCCTCGCCCTCGTCACCGGCCAGGTCCAGGACGGCACCGGCGCCGACGACCTGCGCAAGCTGGTCCTCGACGTGCGGGGCCGCATCCCGTCCGACCGTCCGGCCGTCGTCGCCCTGTTCACCACGGCCAACGGCAAGCCGCTCACGGTCATCGCCACCAACGAGGCCGCCCGTGAGCGCGGTCTCAAGGCCGGCGAGCTGGTCCGTACGGCCGCCAAGGCCCTCGGCGGCGGTGGCGGCGGCAAGCCGGACGTCGCCCAGGGCGGCGGTACCGACCCGGAGGCCGTCGGCGAGGCCATCGCCGCCGTCGAGCGTCTCGTGGTGGAGACGGCGTGA
- the aroB gene encoding 3-dehydroquinate synthase encodes MTTDQEVTRIHVAASAGTDPYEVLVGRQLLGELPALIGDQAKRVAVIHPEALADTGEALRADLAEQGYEAVAIQVPNAEEAKTVEVAAYCWKALGQTGFTRSDVIVGVGGGATTDLAGFVAASWLRGVRWVAVPTTVLAMVDAAVGGKTGINTAEGKNLVGAFHPPAGVLCDLAALDSLPVHDYVSGLAEVIKAGFIVDPVILDLIEEDPQAARTPAGPHTAELLVRSIRVKAEVVSGDLKEAGRREILNYGHTLAHAIEKNERYKWRHGAAVSVGMVFAAELGRLAGRLDDATADRHRAILESVGLPLTYRGDQWPKLLETMRVDKKSRGDLLRFIVLDGIGKPTVLESPDPAVLIAAYGEVSA; translated from the coding sequence ATGACGACGGACCAGGAAGTCACCCGTATCCACGTCGCGGCCAGCGCCGGAACGGATCCGTACGAGGTGCTGGTCGGCCGGCAGCTGCTGGGCGAGCTCCCGGCCCTCATCGGCGACCAGGCCAAGCGCGTCGCGGTGATCCACCCGGAGGCGCTCGCCGACACCGGCGAGGCGCTCCGCGCGGACCTCGCCGAGCAGGGCTACGAGGCGGTCGCCATCCAGGTGCCGAACGCCGAGGAGGCGAAGACCGTCGAGGTCGCCGCCTACTGCTGGAAGGCGCTCGGCCAGACCGGCTTCACCCGCAGCGACGTCATCGTCGGCGTCGGCGGCGGCGCCACCACGGACCTGGCCGGCTTCGTCGCCGCGAGCTGGCTGCGGGGCGTCCGCTGGGTCGCCGTACCGACCACCGTCCTCGCGATGGTCGACGCGGCCGTCGGCGGAAAGACGGGCATCAACACCGCCGAGGGCAAGAACCTCGTCGGCGCCTTCCACCCGCCCGCCGGGGTCCTCTGCGACCTGGCCGCGCTCGACTCGCTGCCGGTGCACGACTACGTCAGCGGTCTCGCGGAGGTCATCAAGGCCGGCTTCATCGTCGACCCGGTGATCCTCGACCTCATCGAGGAGGACCCGCAGGCGGCCCGTACCCCCGCCGGTCCCCACACCGCCGAGCTGCTCGTCCGGTCGATCAGGGTCAAGGCCGAGGTCGTCTCCGGCGACCTCAAGGAGGCCGGCCGCCGGGAGATCCTCAACTACGGCCACACCCTCGCCCACGCCATCGAGAAGAACGAGCGGTACAAGTGGCGCCACGGTGCCGCCGTCTCCGTCGGCATGGTCTTCGCCGCCGAACTCGGCCGCCTCGCCGGGCGCCTCGACGACGCGACCGCCGACCGGCACCGCGCGATCCTGGAGTCCGTCGGTCTGCCGCTCACCTACCGCGGCGACCAGTGGCCCAAGCTGCTGGAGACCATGCGGGTCGACAAGAAGTCCCGCGGCGACCTGCTGCGCTTCATCGTCCTCGACGGGATCGGCAAGCCGACCGTCCTGGAGAGCCCCGACCCGGCCGTCCTGATCGCGGCGTACGGAGAGGTGTCCGCGTGA